From the genome of Streptomyces sp. V1I1, one region includes:
- a CDS encoding biotin/lipoyl-containing protein: MTEVTKDSVRSGSGDPLAGLDYDTSGLALTDICRSIAEVVRVGPSHPRRVRVALGAASVEVEWDEGQPPPGPGAPAAPPREEEALDGFRECAPLVGTFYAAPSPGAPPFVRVGDHVEVGQQLGIIEAMKLMNPLEATRPGRVVEVLIQDGEPVEYGQPLVLLDPTDFPGTDKED; the protein is encoded by the coding sequence ATGACCGAAGTCACCAAGGACAGCGTGCGCAGCGGTTCCGGCGACCCGCTCGCCGGACTGGACTACGACACCAGTGGGCTGGCCCTCACCGACATCTGCCGCAGCATCGCGGAGGTCGTACGGGTCGGACCGAGCCACCCGCGCCGGGTACGGGTGGCGCTGGGCGCGGCCAGCGTGGAGGTCGAGTGGGACGAGGGGCAGCCGCCTCCCGGTCCCGGTGCCCCCGCGGCACCGCCCCGCGAGGAGGAGGCGCTCGACGGCTTCCGCGAATGCGCGCCGCTTGTCGGCACGTTCTATGCGGCGCCGTCACCGGGAGCACCGCCCTTCGTCCGGGTCGGCGACCATGTCGAGGTCGGACAGCAGCTCGGCATCATCGAGGCGATGAAGCTGATGAACCCGCTCGAGGCCACCCGGCCTGGGCGCGTGGTCGAGGTGCTGATCCAGGACGGGGAGCCGGTCGAGTACGGACAGCCCCTGGTTCTCCTCGACCCCACCGATTTCCCCGGCACGGACAAGGAGGACTGA
- a CDS encoding MarR family winged helix-turn-helix transcriptional regulator yields the protein MSSEGGREALVRELDRELRNLVSRSVLFQQAVADRLKVSVLDLNCLGALVQRGPMTAGQLAEENGVTTGAITGVIDRLENAGFVRRDKDPKDRRRVIVTPLPNLEAQIFPLFEGLATSLVQLSEKYGEEELRTVVDFMRGAAPLTQEETAKLRSVGRARK from the coding sequence ATGTCAAGCGAGGGCGGCCGTGAGGCACTGGTGCGCGAACTCGACCGGGAACTTCGCAACTTGGTGTCCCGCTCTGTGCTCTTCCAGCAGGCGGTCGCCGACCGCCTCAAGGTGAGCGTTCTCGACCTCAACTGCCTCGGCGCGCTGGTCCAGCGGGGCCCCATGACCGCTGGGCAACTGGCCGAGGAGAACGGCGTCACCACCGGTGCGATCACGGGTGTGATCGACCGGCTGGAAAACGCCGGTTTCGTCCGCCGGGACAAGGACCCCAAGGACCGCAGGCGGGTCATCGTGACCCCGCTGCCCAACCTCGAGGCGCAGATCTTCCCGCTCTTCGAAGGACTCGCGACCTCGCTCGTCCAACTGTCCGAGAAGTACGGCGAGGAAGAGCTGCGGACCGTCGTCGACTTCATGCGCGGCGCCGCCCCGCTCACCCAGGAGGAGACCGCGAAGCTGAGGTCCGTCGGCCGGGCGAGGAAATGA
- a CDS encoding acetyl/propionyl/methylcrotonyl-CoA carboxylase subunit alpha — protein MALDTVLVANRGEIALRVIRTCREMGIRTVAVHSTADRDSAHVRAADTAVQIGPGMPRKSYLSAPAVIEAALRTGADAVHPGYGFLSEDPDFAEICADNGLVFIGPRPEVLSQLGDKAVARALMTDAGLPVLPGSPGTVDSATEATDLANRIGFPLIIKAAAGGGGRGMTVVRQSCDLLPAYRQTRATAQAVFGDNRVYLERFCDSARHIEVQVLADGHGTVLHLGERDCSVQRRHQKLIEESPAPGLHPGLSEAMAKAAVRGARAVGYTGAGTFEFLVHDEGFSFMEMNCRIQVEHPVTEAVFGVDLVREQIRVAAGEALGFKQEELIPRGTAVECRVNAEDPARNFAPCPGMLDEFVPPGGPFVRVDTHGYAGWRVPSQYDSLLAKVITWAPERGQALDRMDRALAEFRVVGPGVHTTIPLLRDVLADPVFRDGKHNTSFLDERR, from the coding sequence GTGGCCCTTGACACGGTCCTGGTGGCGAACCGGGGTGAGATCGCCCTGCGGGTCATCAGGACATGCCGCGAGATGGGCATCCGCACGGTGGCGGTCCACTCCACCGCCGACCGGGACAGCGCCCATGTGCGTGCGGCCGACACCGCCGTCCAGATCGGCCCCGGCATGCCCCGCAAGAGTTATCTGTCCGCGCCCGCGGTGATCGAGGCCGCACTGCGCACCGGCGCCGACGCGGTCCACCCCGGCTACGGATTCCTGTCCGAGGACCCGGACTTCGCCGAGATCTGCGCCGACAACGGTCTGGTCTTCATCGGCCCGCGGCCCGAAGTCCTGTCCCAGCTCGGCGACAAGGCCGTCGCCCGGGCGCTGATGACGGACGCAGGGCTGCCGGTCCTGCCCGGCAGCCCGGGCACCGTCGACAGCGCGACCGAGGCGACCGACCTCGCGAACCGCATCGGCTTCCCGCTCATCATCAAGGCCGCGGCGGGCGGCGGCGGCCGCGGGATGACCGTCGTACGCCAGTCCTGCGACCTGCTGCCGGCCTACCGGCAGACCCGCGCCACCGCGCAGGCCGTCTTCGGCGACAACCGGGTCTATCTGGAGCGGTTCTGCGACAGCGCCCGCCATATCGAGGTCCAGGTGCTGGCGGACGGCCACGGCACGGTTCTGCACCTCGGCGAACGCGACTGCTCCGTACAGCGCCGGCACCAGAAGCTCATCGAGGAGAGCCCGGCGCCCGGGCTGCACCCGGGACTCTCCGAGGCCATGGCCAAGGCGGCGGTGCGCGGCGCCCGCGCGGTCGGCTACACCGGCGCGGGCACCTTCGAGTTCCTCGTCCACGACGAGGGCTTCTCCTTCATGGAGATGAACTGCCGTATCCAGGTGGAACATCCGGTGACCGAAGCCGTGTTCGGCGTCGACCTGGTACGCGAACAGATCCGCGTCGCCGCGGGGGAGGCGCTCGGCTTCAAGCAGGAGGAGCTGATCCCGCGCGGCACGGCGGTGGAATGCCGGGTCAACGCGGAGGATCCCGCTCGTAACTTCGCCCCGTGCCCGGGCATGCTCGACGAGTTCGTTCCGCCGGGCGGGCCCTTCGTCCGGGTCGACACCCACGGCTATGCGGGCTGGCGGGTGCCCTCCCAGTACGACTCGCTGCTGGCCAAGGTGATCACCTGGGCGCCCGAGCGGGGCCAGGCCCTGGACCGGATGGACCGGGCGCTGGCCGAGTTCCGCGTCGTAGGGCCCGGAGTGCACACCACGATCCCGTTGCTGCGGGACGTACTGGCCGACCCGGTCTTCCGGGACGGCAAGCACAACACCTCGTTCCTCGACGAGCGTCGCTGA
- a CDS encoding methyltransferase — protein MTFSPLGALRRLNPFHWSAGLVIRGMAELCIADHLAEKPRTASELAAAIGAHEPSLTRFLRVCELHELIVPVAPDGWQLTGAGELLRSDVPSLRGFSIAVNAPGMTRPWERIAEVVRTGEPATRAVWGMDHWEYYAANPEEARSYAETSASLSLEAADALVASYDFAGAETIVDIGGSPGTVLNRLLGEVPAARGVLLDLDWAVPYAEETLGAFDGRADVIAGDFLSEVPAGGSHYLLKNVLCDLDDAGAARLLANVFEAAPAGSRLLLLDWEYTEHSSHVHANDVEFMVLTGGRARTPDEYEGLLAKAGFGPARRLPLAGHERAPIVLLESVRP, from the coding sequence GTGACGTTCTCCCCGCTCGGCGCGCTGCGCCGGCTCAACCCTTTCCACTGGTCCGCCGGCCTGGTCATACGCGGCATGGCGGAGCTGTGCATCGCCGACCACCTGGCCGAGAAGCCGCGTACGGCTTCCGAACTGGCCGCCGCGATCGGCGCGCACGAGCCGAGCCTGACCCGCTTTCTGCGGGTGTGCGAACTGCATGAACTGATCGTCCCGGTCGCCCCGGACGGCTGGCAGCTGACCGGCGCGGGTGAACTGCTGCGTTCCGACGTGCCGTCGCTGCGCGGGTTCTCCATCGCGGTCAACGCTCCCGGAATGACCCGCCCTTGGGAGCGGATCGCCGAGGTGGTGCGTACCGGCGAGCCGGCCACGCGGGCGGTGTGGGGCATGGACCACTGGGAGTACTACGCCGCCAATCCCGAGGAGGCGCGCAGTTACGCCGAGACCTCGGCGTCGCTGTCCCTGGAGGCCGCCGACGCGCTGGTGGCGAGCTACGACTTCGCCGGCGCGGAGACGATCGTGGACATCGGCGGCAGCCCGGGCACCGTGCTGAACCGGCTGCTCGGCGAGGTGCCGGCCGCCCGCGGGGTGCTGCTCGACCTCGACTGGGCGGTGCCGTACGCCGAAGAGACGCTGGGCGCTTTCGACGGCCGGGCCGACGTCATCGCCGGGGACTTCCTGAGCGAGGTGCCAGCCGGCGGCTCGCACTATCTGCTGAAGAACGTGCTGTGCGATCTCGACGACGCGGGCGCCGCGCGACTGCTGGCCAATGTCTTCGAGGCCGCGCCCGCGGGGAGCCGGCTGCTGCTCCTGGACTGGGAGTACACCGAGCACTCCTCGCACGTCCACGCCAATGACGTGGAGTTCATGGTGCTGACCGGAGGCCGTGCGCGGACGCCTGACGAGTACGAAGGCCTGCTGGCCAAGGCCGGGTTCGGCCCGGCCAGGAGGCTGCCCCTGGCCGGCCATGAGCGGGCCCCCATCGTGTTGCTCGAATCCGTCCGCCCCTGA
- a CDS encoding FAD-dependent monooxygenase, with protein MSEQNTEQVQVLIVGGAVVGVSTALFLARKGIRTLLVERHPSALLHPRARVINPRTVEVYRSAGLEDAIFADRSLTSDLSVKLMVRAENLTGPEIFSAPMQDEAPELNSAVTPVTWCSIDQDKLERIVAARAADEGADIRWSTELVSFEQPADGDKVSAVIRDTVTGEEYTVHADYLVGADGSRSAVRDRLGIAAEGPGILVHTVSVVFKADLTGPLRGRDLGLGYFDQPDTGTLLMPLDGSRWVFYTPYHPERGERLEDFDEARCIEAIRAAVGVPDLHVEGLEVQIDKTGEKILGFEIAAQLAERFRDGRVFLVGDAAHSMPPTGAFGASTGIQDAHNLTWKLAAVLDRTAGPGLLDTYEAERRPVARFTIDYALAELQGRSGDGSEDGQQVSYAAAILGYRYGTGALLPEKGDEQAPPATDPRRLGRPGTRAPHLALRRDGKELSVLDLFGDSLVLLTGPEGTGWEHAAGPAAQRLGVDLDVHRVGNGIAPADPEDSWTATYPVGQDGAVLVRPDGFVAWRSDGAAAEPQQELEKVLGQVLDRLV; from the coding sequence ATGTCGGAACAGAACACGGAACAGGTTCAGGTGCTGATCGTCGGCGGCGCGGTCGTCGGAGTGTCCACCGCGCTGTTCCTCGCCCGCAAGGGCATACGCACCCTGCTCGTCGAGCGCCACCCCAGCGCCCTCCTGCACCCGCGGGCCCGGGTCATCAACCCCCGTACCGTCGAGGTCTACCGATCGGCCGGCCTCGAGGACGCGATCTTCGCCGACCGGTCCCTGACATCCGATCTCAGCGTCAAGCTCATGGTCCGCGCCGAGAACCTGACGGGCCCCGAGATCTTCTCCGCCCCCATGCAGGACGAGGCGCCGGAGCTGAACTCCGCGGTCACGCCCGTCACCTGGTGCTCCATCGACCAGGACAAACTGGAGCGGATCGTGGCGGCCCGCGCCGCCGACGAGGGCGCCGACATCCGCTGGTCCACCGAGCTGGTCTCCTTCGAGCAGCCCGCAGACGGCGACAAGGTGTCCGCGGTCATCCGCGACACCGTCACCGGCGAGGAGTACACCGTCCACGCCGACTACCTGGTGGGCGCGGACGGCAGCCGCAGTGCGGTACGGGACCGGCTCGGCATCGCCGCCGAGGGCCCCGGCATCCTGGTGCACACCGTGAGCGTGGTCTTCAAGGCCGATCTGACCGGTCCGCTGCGCGGCCGTGACCTCGGGCTCGGCTACTTCGACCAGCCCGACACCGGCACCCTGCTGATGCCGCTGGACGGTTCCCGCTGGGTCTTCTACACGCCGTACCACCCCGAACGGGGCGAGCGGCTCGAGGACTTCGACGAGGCCCGCTGCATCGAGGCGATCCGCGCGGCCGTCGGTGTTCCGGACCTGCATGTCGAGGGCCTCGAGGTGCAGATCGACAAGACCGGCGAGAAGATTCTCGGCTTCGAGATCGCCGCCCAGCTGGCCGAGCGGTTCCGCGACGGCCGGGTCTTCCTGGTCGGCGACGCGGCCCACTCCATGCCGCCCACCGGTGCGTTCGGCGCCAGCACCGGAATCCAGGACGCGCACAACCTCACCTGGAAGCTGGCCGCCGTGCTCGACCGCACCGCCGGACCCGGGCTGCTCGACACATACGAGGCGGAGCGCCGTCCGGTCGCCCGCTTCACCATCGACTACGCGCTGGCCGAACTGCAGGGCCGCTCCGGCGACGGCAGCGAGGACGGCCAGCAGGTCAGTTACGCCGCGGCCATTCTCGGCTACCGCTACGGGACGGGCGCACTCCTTCCCGAGAAGGGCGACGAGCAGGCGCCGCCCGCGACGGACCCGCGCCGTCTTGGCCGCCCCGGCACCCGCGCGCCCCACCTGGCGCTGCGCCGCGACGGCAAGGAGCTGTCCGTACTCGACCTCTTCGGCGACTCGCTGGTGCTGCTCACCGGCCCCGAGGGGACCGGCTGGGAGCACGCGGCGGGACCCGCCGCACAGCGGCTGGGCGTCGACCTCGACGTCCACCGGGTGGGCAACGGCATAGCGCCCGCGGACCCGGAGGACTCCTGGACCGCCACCTACCCGGTGGGCCAGGACGGAGCGGTCCTGGTGCGGCCGGACGGATTTGTGGCCTGGCGCAGCGACGGCGCTGCCGCCGAGCCGCAGCAGGAACTCGAAAAGGTCCTGGGCCAGGTGCTCGACCGGCTCGTGTGA
- a CDS encoding multicopper oxidase family protein, producing MYLTLSRLDFILGLVLFPAWLAAALLVRRQAGRPTAGRARRTARIALVVLSLALLTTVAKLVVFVQLAAMDWVFVSDRRSITLLALLLPAVLATVVLTLPRVVSAARRRPEDREAALSDAERARAASVRTVLPPQITAVGALAGFFEKFLPPHRSTLLNLAVGIGLLALFTALLTVRARGRVRRLAQGVTPARRSAGRTWGVRLGTAVVALGAVFGLVSFGLSNSKLPGTFSMMQGEPDYGGGPAGGHNHLAGGQHLHGGSGSAAAVSVDSLKGPREGKPDRVFNLTAQEKKVTLASGKSFTAWTYNGQIPGPELRMKEGELVEVKLTNRLPGAIPVTIHWHGLDVPNGEDGVAGATQDAVQPGQSYTYRFRVEESGTRWYHSHQQASEQVKRGLFGPLVIEPAEQTRPVDKDVTVVAHDWETPGGTFPAFGTSDKLDRRTAKAGEKVRLRLVNSSNVTKTFALTGVPFKVTALDGTDINKPGEIKDELLVVGGAQRADVEFTMPSSPVRLTDSAAAGAGIVFSPDGKGDIEPKLDGQEFDLTGYGEATDTPFDAGSKAGRNFSLVFDDWLGFYNGKFGLRQTINGKVFPDAPMLMVKEGDLVRTRFINRGEEDHPIHLHGHHMLVLSKDGKKSTGSPVWLDTINVRPGEQWEVAFKADNPGIWMDHCHNFVHTGLGMVMHLTYEGVTTPYSVGGKAHNRPE from the coding sequence ATGTATCTGACCCTCTCGAGGCTGGATTTCATCCTGGGCCTCGTCCTCTTCCCCGCGTGGCTCGCCGCGGCGTTACTGGTGCGGCGGCAGGCCGGCCGGCCCACGGCCGGACGAGCTCGTCGCACCGCCCGGATCGCTCTCGTAGTGCTGTCGCTCGCCCTGCTCACGACCGTCGCCAAGCTCGTGGTGTTCGTCCAACTGGCCGCCATGGACTGGGTGTTCGTCTCGGACCGGCGCTCGATCACCTTGCTGGCGCTGCTCCTTCCCGCTGTCCTCGCGACCGTCGTCCTGACACTGCCCCGGGTCGTTTCCGCGGCCAGGCGGCGGCCGGAGGACCGTGAGGCCGCCCTGTCCGACGCGGAGCGCGCGCGGGCGGCGTCCGTACGCACCGTGCTGCCGCCGCAGATCACCGCGGTCGGCGCCCTGGCGGGCTTCTTCGAGAAGTTCCTGCCCCCGCACCGGTCGACGCTGCTGAACCTGGCGGTGGGCATCGGGCTCCTGGCGCTGTTCACGGCGCTGCTCACGGTCCGCGCCAGGGGCCGGGTCCGCCGGCTCGCGCAGGGCGTCACGCCCGCCCGGCGTTCGGCAGGCCGCACCTGGGGCGTGCGTCTGGGCACCGCCGTCGTGGCACTCGGCGCGGTGTTCGGCCTGGTCTCCTTCGGGCTGAGCAACAGCAAACTGCCGGGCACCTTCTCGATGATGCAGGGCGAGCCCGACTACGGCGGCGGTCCGGCCGGCGGCCACAACCACCTGGCCGGCGGCCAGCACCTGCACGGCGGGTCCGGCAGCGCCGCCGCCGTCAGCGTCGATTCGCTCAAGGGGCCGCGGGAGGGCAAGCCCGACCGCGTCTTCAACCTCACCGCGCAGGAGAAGAAGGTCACGCTGGCCTCCGGCAAGAGCTTCACCGCATGGACGTACAACGGGCAGATCCCCGGTCCGGAACTGCGGATGAAGGAAGGCGAGTTGGTGGAAGTCAAACTCACCAACCGGTTGCCAGGAGCGATCCCGGTCACCATCCACTGGCACGGCCTGGACGTCCCCAACGGCGAGGACGGAGTGGCCGGAGCCACCCAGGACGCGGTGCAGCCCGGCCAGTCGTACACCTACCGGTTCCGCGTAGAGGAGTCGGGCACCCGCTGGTACCACTCCCACCAGCAGGCCTCCGAGCAGGTCAAGCGCGGCCTGTTCGGCCCGCTGGTGATCGAGCCGGCCGAGCAGACGCGCCCCGTCGACAAGGACGTCACGGTCGTCGCGCACGACTGGGAGACGCCCGGCGGCACCTTCCCGGCGTTCGGGACCTCCGACAAACTGGACCGGCGCACCGCCAAAGCGGGCGAGAAAGTCCGGCTGCGGCTGGTCAACAGCTCCAACGTGACCAAGACGTTCGCCCTGACCGGCGTCCCGTTCAAGGTCACCGCGCTGGACGGAACCGACATCAACAAGCCGGGCGAGATCAAGGACGAGCTCCTGGTGGTGGGCGGCGCCCAGCGGGCCGACGTGGAGTTCACCATGCCGAGCTCGCCGGTGCGGCTGACGGACTCGGCGGCGGCCGGCGCGGGGATCGTGTTCTCCCCCGACGGCAAGGGCGACATCGAACCGAAGCTGGACGGGCAGGAGTTCGACCTCACCGGCTACGGCGAGGCCACCGACACGCCCTTCGACGCCGGCAGCAAGGCGGGCCGCAACTTCAGCCTGGTCTTCGACGACTGGCTGGGCTTCTACAACGGCAAGTTCGGCCTGCGGCAGACCATCAACGGCAAGGTGTTCCCGGACGCGCCGATGCTTATGGTCAAGGAAGGCGACCTGGTCCGCACCCGGTTCATCAACCGTGGTGAGGAGGACCATCCGATCCATCTGCACGGCCACCACATGCTGGTGCTGAGCAAGGACGGCAAGAAGAGCACCGGCAGCCCCGTCTGGCTGGACACCATCAACGTCCGGCCGGGCGAACAATGGGAGGTCGCCTTCAAGGCCGACAACCCGGGCATCTGGATGGACCACTGCCACAACTTCGTCCACACCGGTCTCGGCATGGTGATGCATCTGACGTACGAAGGGGTCACCACGCCCTACTCGGTCGGCGGCAAGGCACACAACCGGCCCGAGTGA
- a CDS encoding MFS transporter has translation MSESPAVQASAVGADPQRKKALIVVLFAAFMDLLDSTIVNIAIPPIQRDLGASYAAVQWVVAAYLLSFAVLLILGGRLGDMFGRKKLFLIGVAAFTVTSALCGMAQSPEMLITSRALQGASAALMVPQVLSIITATFPPKERGAALGAFGGVAGLATVGGPIVGAVLINADFFDLGWRVIFLLNIPVGILLLVAASAVVRDSKSPQPIKLDIVGTLLVTVGLLLLLFPLVQGREAGWPAWAFVSLVASAPVLVIFALHQKRRHASSGSALILPGLFRSRSFSAGLVANIVFFAVVIGHFLIFIIFLQTGLGFSTLRAGLTGLPWSFGVSFGAAFSATVLTAKLGRKVLVIGAVLLAAGLYGISLTVEWRGDQIGSWWLLPTLLVGGLGMGMIIAPILDFILSDVPPEHSGAGSGVVNAVQQVGGAIGIAVIGAIFLGFLGGAADSATKDVTPQLRAGLEKAAVAESKRGEITTSFAQCFTDRTSAADPSETPKSCEALNSVQGAGVQAAIGEAAQDARRIAFSTALQRTILAQIGLVALVFLLIFLLPRKARHHEETFEDEEEAGEAAHVPGQASESTTAPSPQSTS, from the coding sequence ATGTCCGAGTCCCCTGCCGTTCAGGCATCCGCCGTCGGGGCTGATCCACAGCGCAAGAAGGCGCTCATCGTGGTGCTCTTCGCGGCGTTCATGGATCTCCTCGACTCCACGATCGTCAACATCGCCATCCCGCCGATCCAGCGGGACCTGGGCGCGAGTTACGCGGCCGTGCAGTGGGTCGTGGCCGCATATCTGCTGTCCTTCGCCGTGCTGCTGATCCTGGGCGGGCGCCTCGGCGACATGTTCGGCCGCAAGAAGCTGTTCCTGATCGGCGTCGCCGCGTTCACCGTGACCTCGGCACTGTGCGGAATGGCCCAGAGCCCGGAGATGCTGATCACCTCCCGTGCCCTGCAAGGCGCGTCCGCGGCGCTGATGGTGCCGCAGGTGCTCTCCATCATCACCGCGACCTTCCCTCCGAAGGAACGCGGCGCGGCACTGGGCGCATTCGGCGGCGTCGCCGGTCTGGCCACCGTCGGCGGACCGATCGTCGGCGCCGTACTGATCAACGCCGACTTCTTCGACCTCGGCTGGCGGGTCATCTTCCTGCTCAACATCCCCGTCGGCATCCTGCTGCTGGTCGCCGCCTCCGCGGTGGTACGCGACTCCAAGTCCCCGCAGCCCATCAAGCTCGACATCGTCGGCACCCTGCTCGTCACCGTCGGGCTGTTGCTGCTGCTGTTCCCGCTCGTACAGGGGCGTGAGGCGGGCTGGCCGGCCTGGGCCTTCGTCTCCCTGGTGGCCTCGGCGCCGGTGCTGGTGATCTTTGCGCTGCACCAGAAGCGGCGGCACGCCTCCAGCGGTTCGGCGCTGATCCTGCCGGGTCTGTTCCGCAGCCGTTCGTTCTCCGCGGGCCTGGTGGCGAACATCGTCTTCTTCGCCGTGGTGATCGGGCACTTCCTGATCTTCATCATCTTCCTGCAGACGGGCCTCGGGTTCTCCACGCTGCGAGCGGGTCTGACCGGTCTGCCGTGGTCCTTCGGTGTCAGCTTCGGCGCCGCGTTCTCGGCCACCGTGCTCACGGCCAAGCTGGGCCGGAAGGTGCTGGTCATCGGTGCGGTGCTGCTCGCCGCCGGTCTGTACGGAATCTCGCTGACCGTCGAGTGGCGCGGCGACCAGATCGGCTCGTGGTGGCTGCTGCCGACCCTGCTCGTCGGCGGTCTGGGGATGGGCATGATCATCGCCCCGATCCTGGACTTCATCCTCTCCGATGTGCCGCCGGAGCACTCCGGCGCCGGCTCCGGTGTGGTCAACGCAGTCCAGCAGGTCGGTGGAGCCATCGGCATCGCCGTCATCGGCGCGATCTTCCTCGGCTTCCTCGGCGGCGCCGCGGACAGCGCGACCAAGGACGTCACGCCACAGCTGCGGGCCGGTCTGGAGAAGGCCGCGGTCGCGGAAAGCAAGCGGGGCGAGATCACCACCTCCTTCGCCCAGTGCTTCACGGACCGCACCTCCGCGGCGGACCCGAGCGAGACTCCGAAGAGCTGCGAGGCCCTGAACTCCGTGCAGGGCGCGGGCGTTCAGGCCGCGATCGGCGAAGCGGCTCAGGACGCACGGCGGATCGCCTTCAGCACCGCCCTTCAGCGCACGATCCTCGCTCAGATCGGCCTTGTCGCCCTGGTCTTCCTGCTGATCTTCCTGCTGCCTCGCAAGGCCCGGCACCACGAGGAGACCTTCGAGGACGAGGAGGAGGCCGGCGAGGCCGCGCACGTCCCGGGCCAGGCTTCCGAATCCACCACGGCACCGTCCCCGCAGAGCACGTCCTGA
- a CDS encoding methyltransferase, whose amino-acid sequence MTSEVTARQVPACEGAPVIGPPPAQAVAELGWGMWASATVQAAAQLRLADAVDDKPVTVEELATAVGADAPALTRLMRALVGFGIFRQEGPGRYSHSEASRAMRSDAPASLTDIMLTGGSWGWAMWGKLAESVRSGKCAFQETYGKDLFTYFHEDDNAAGEQCLRGYAAQSQAMNPGVVKALDLSGAKTFCDVGGGHGSLVRSLLEGNPHVKAVLYDRPHAIDAALPELREGGSLGGRCELVIGDCFGRVPAADVHLIRQVLHMWEDDACDKVLRNCVAAGHSGGRVVLLEQLVADPPETPWDALMDLHMLLVMGGWERTADEYRVMFERAGMEFTGVTPTGTPLRLIEGRIP is encoded by the coding sequence ATGACCAGTGAAGTGACGGCACGTCAGGTTCCCGCGTGCGAGGGCGCTCCGGTGATAGGGCCGCCGCCCGCGCAGGCGGTGGCCGAACTCGGCTGGGGCATGTGGGCGAGCGCGACCGTGCAGGCCGCGGCCCAACTGCGCCTGGCGGACGCGGTGGACGACAAACCGGTCACGGTGGAGGAGCTGGCGACGGCCGTCGGCGCCGATGCCCCGGCGCTCACCAGGCTGATGCGGGCGCTGGTCGGCTTCGGCATCTTCCGTCAGGAGGGACCTGGCAGGTACTCGCACAGCGAGGCGTCCCGCGCGATGCGCTCGGACGCCCCGGCGTCGCTGACCGACATCATGCTGACCGGCGGCAGCTGGGGCTGGGCGATGTGGGGCAAGCTCGCCGAGAGCGTCCGCAGCGGCAAGTGCGCCTTCCAGGAGACGTACGGCAAGGACCTGTTCACCTATTTCCACGAGGACGACAACGCGGCGGGCGAGCAGTGCCTGCGCGGCTACGCGGCGCAGTCCCAGGCGATGAATCCGGGGGTCGTCAAGGCGCTCGATCTGAGCGGTGCGAAGACCTTCTGCGATGTCGGCGGCGGTCACGGCAGCCTGGTGCGGAGCCTGTTGGAGGGCAATCCGCATGTGAAGGCGGTGCTGTACGACCGGCCGCACGCGATCGACGCCGCGCTGCCCGAGCTGCGCGAGGGCGGTTCGCTCGGCGGGCGCTGTGAACTCGTGATCGGCGACTGCTTCGGGCGGGTGCCGGCGGCGGACGTCCATCTGATCCGCCAGGTGCTCCACATGTGGGAGGACGACGCCTGCGACAAGGTGCTGCGCAACTGCGTGGCCGCCGGGCACTCCGGTGGCCGGGTGGTGCTCCTCGAGCAGCTGGTGGCGGACCCGCCGGAGACTCCCTGGGACGCCCTGATGGACCTGCACATGCTGCTGGTGATGGGTGGCTGGGAACGCACGGCGGACGAGTACCGCGTCATGTTCGAAAGGGCCGGCATGGAGTTCACCGGCGTCACTCCCACGGGTACGCCGCTTCGGCTGATCGAGGGCAGGATCCCGTAG